In the Magnolia sinica isolate HGM2019 chromosome 15, MsV1, whole genome shotgun sequence genome, one interval contains:
- the LOC131226934 gene encoding uncharacterized protein LOC131226934 codes for MTSEYAQSCWFPSSLLDRERPLQLARALRKKISVELINSIVEDLLHIRMQLKARLVHPDKNPGDPKAAHNFQLLIEKLCLHAYYLVDFDKLNTECQMVMNVLWTRLTDSGRNWRHVYKALTVIEYLVANGSERAVDNILEHTCQISSISGFEYVKPNGKVMRINVRKKVETRNKKSETKLLQTPLASFLTAMEEYVKDALRASSVRKDRAIATDINRSW; via the exons atgaccaGTGAATATGCACAG TCCTGCTGGTTTCCATCTTCCTTGCTAGATCGAGAAAGGCCATTGCAACTTGCAAGAGCTTTAAGAAAAAAG ATCTCAGTTGAATTAATTAACTCAATTGTGGAGGATCTCTTACATATTAGGATGCAACTAAAG GCAAGGTTGGTGCACCCAGATAAAAATCCTGGAGATCCAAAGGCAGCTCACAATTTTCAG CTTCTCATTGAAAAACTGTGCCTACATGCCTATTACTTGGTAGATTTTGATAAATTGAA CACTGAATGCCAGATGGTTATGAATGTACTCTGGACAAGATTGACTGATTCTGGCCGAAACTGGCGCCATGTTTATAAG GCATTGACTGTAATAGAGTATTTAGTGGCGAATGGATCAGAACGTGCAGTTGATAACATCCTAGAACACACTTGCCAAATCTCA TCAATCTCAGGTTTTGAATACGTTAAGCCTAATGGAAAGGTTATGCGAATCAATGTGAGAAAGAAGGTTGAAACCAGAAACAAGAAGTCAGAAACAAAGCTGCTGCAAACC CCTCTAGCATCATTTCTCACAGCCATGGAGGAGTATGTGAAGGATGCTCTAAGAGCTTCATCAGTTCGCAAGGATCGG gcaatagctacagatattaacCGTAGCTGGTAA